From the genome of Leptodactylus fuscus isolate aLepFus1 chromosome 1, aLepFus1.hap2, whole genome shotgun sequence, one region includes:
- the LOC142195334 gene encoding C-X-C motif chemokine 10-like — protein MDRKSIVIICAALMLATLINGYAIPRGNRCLCKKSSKKINIMSMEKLEIHPRSSTCEKMEYVATFRNVPVPMCVSPDLLQLKVLLSGKNHKLNHIKVIRH, from the exons ATGGACCGCAAAAGTATTGTCATCATCTGTGCTGCCCTGATGTTGGCTACTCTTATAAACG GATATGCAATACCTCGTGGGAATCGCTGTTTGTGCAAAAAATCTTCCAAGAAAATTAATATAATGTCAATGGAAAAGTTGGAGATTCACCCCAGAAGTTCTACATGTGAGAAAATGGAATATGT CGCAACTTTTAGAAATGTACCTGTTCCGATGTGTGTCAGCCCCGATCTGTTACAATTAAAGGTTCTGCTGAGTGGAAAGAACCA TAAACTGAATCATATCAAAGTGATCCGCCACTGA